One genomic segment of Bradyrhizobium diazoefficiens includes these proteins:
- a CDS encoding DUF2000 family protein — MQFDTKIAVVIRTDLQAWQKLNVASFLTSGIAAAFPECIGEPYEDASGTKYHPLIGQPILIYGADGPALSRALDRALTRGVKPAVYTEDMFATTHDAANREAVRAVARTDLNLVGIAMRAERKVIDKIVDGLKFHS; from the coding sequence ATGCAGTTCGATACCAAGATCGCCGTTGTGATCCGCACCGATCTTCAGGCCTGGCAGAAGCTCAACGTTGCGTCCTTTCTCACCAGCGGCATCGCCGCGGCGTTTCCCGAATGCATCGGCGAGCCCTATGAGGATGCCTCGGGCACGAAATATCACCCGTTGATCGGCCAGCCGATCCTGATCTACGGCGCCGACGGTCCGGCGCTGTCGCGCGCGCTCGATCGTGCGCTGACGCGCGGCGTCAAGCCGGCGGTCTATACCGAGGACATGTTCGCGACCACGCACGATGCCGCCAACCGGGAGGCGGTGAGGGCGGTGGCGCGCACCGACCTCAATCTGGTCGGCATCGCCATGCGCGCCGAGCGCAAGGTGATCGACAAGATCGTCGATGGATTGAAGTTTCATAGTTGA
- a CDS encoding GFA family protein, which yields MTKPFTGGCACGAIRYSILGEPLFSNHCQCRDCQRESGSGHGSYMTFARDGVTLTGEARHWDMVGDSGNVKTRGFCATCGLPVYMTYPAQPDVVTIRAASLDEPARYKPQAVTYAARGHDWDRLDPDLPKFAGMPPG from the coding sequence ATGACCAAGCCTTTTACCGGCGGCTGCGCCTGCGGCGCGATCCGCTATTCGATTCTCGGCGAGCCGCTGTTCAGCAATCACTGCCAGTGCCGGGACTGCCAGCGTGAAAGCGGCAGCGGCCACGGCTCCTACATGACCTTCGCGCGCGACGGCGTCACGCTGACGGGCGAAGCCAGGCACTGGGACATGGTCGGTGACAGCGGCAATGTGAAGACGCGCGGCTTCTGCGCGACATGCGGCTTGCCTGTTTACATGACCTACCCAGCACAGCCCGATGTCGTCACCATCCGCGCCGCAAGCCTCGACGAGCCCGCCCGCTACAAGCCGCAGGCGGTCACCTACGCCGCTCGCGGACACGACTGGGATCGCCTCGATCCCGACCTGCCGAAGTTCGCAGGCATGCCGCCGGGGTAG
- a CDS encoding SRPBCC family protein codes for MSAAELNAETQGTIRDIVIDEVLPHAPETVWKVLTNAQLIARWLMQPTGFEAVEGKAFTFQTTPGGNWDGVIHCRVLEVVAYRRLVYAWKGGDERNTGYGAPLDTVVTWSLTPVEAGTRIRLVHAGFVMPRNESAYTVMSGGWKKVVRQLDEISGEK; via the coding sequence ATGAGTGCCGCCGAGTTGAACGCCGAGACCCAAGGAACCATCCGGGACATCGTCATCGACGAGGTGCTCCCTCACGCGCCGGAGACGGTCTGGAAGGTGCTGACCAATGCGCAGCTGATTGCGCGCTGGCTGATGCAGCCGACCGGCTTCGAAGCGGTCGAAGGCAAGGCCTTCACGTTCCAGACCACGCCGGGCGGCAATTGGGATGGCGTCATTCATTGCCGGGTTCTCGAGGTCGTCGCTTACAGACGCCTCGTCTACGCCTGGAAGGGCGGCGACGAGCGCAACACCGGCTACGGCGCGCCGCTCGACACGGTCGTGACGTGGTCGCTCACTCCGGTCGAAGCGGGCACGCGGATCCGCCTCGTGCATGCGGGCTTCGTCATGCCCAGAAATGAGTCCGCCTACACTGTCATGAGCGGCGGCTGGAAGAAGGTCGTTCGCCAACTCGACGAAATCAGCGGCGAGAAGTGA
- a CDS encoding ArsR/SmtB family transcription factor, whose amino-acid sequence MIEAAPNPVTAVMRALADPTRRAVFERVFESKEISVAELTRGSGVTQGAVSQHLKSLKQAGLVAERAEGRNVYYRAAPQGLEPLVTWMDHYGVFWRERFQNLRDLLKEIEP is encoded by the coding sequence ATGATCGAAGCCGCCCCCAATCCCGTCACCGCCGTGATGCGCGCCCTCGCCGATCCGACCCGCCGCGCCGTTTTCGAACGCGTGTTCGAGAGCAAGGAGATCAGCGTCGCCGAGCTCACCCGCGGCAGCGGCGTCACCCAAGGCGCCGTCTCGCAGCACCTGAAATCCCTCAAGCAGGCCGGCCTCGTCGCCGAGCGCGCCGAGGGCCGCAACGTCTATTACCGCGCCGCGCCGCAAGGCCTGGAGCCGCTGGTCACCTGGATGGACCATTACGGCGTGTTCTGGCGCGAGCGCTTCCAGAACCTGCGTGACCTCTTGAAGGAGATCGAGCCATGA
- a CDS encoding TetR/AcrR family transcriptional regulator has protein sequence MIDRPTKSATPPTARANAKGPAASEEAPASNRAARAAERRAAIVEAAMEEFIARGFAATRLDDIAKRAGVAKGTIYLHFKDKESMFEELVRIVIVPVVARLTALPPPTGSVRDLVEAFAGNFIKEVIGTRRGDLVRLIVAEGPRFPSIADFYYREVVSRGIATMRTLIELGIARGEIRQKDLASYPQILVAPAMIAVIWHSLFERYAPLDARDMLRVHLDLIFGERRTT, from the coding sequence ATGATCGACAGACCGACCAAATCCGCCACGCCGCCCACAGCTCGCGCTAACGCGAAGGGTCCTGCAGCCAGTGAGGAGGCACCTGCTTCGAACCGTGCCGCCCGCGCGGCGGAACGGCGCGCCGCGATCGTGGAGGCCGCGATGGAGGAATTCATCGCGCGCGGCTTTGCTGCGACGCGGCTCGACGACATTGCGAAGCGCGCCGGTGTCGCGAAGGGCACGATCTACCTGCACTTCAAGGACAAGGAATCGATGTTCGAGGAGCTGGTGCGCATCGTCATCGTGCCCGTGGTGGCGCGGCTAACTGCGCTGCCGCCGCCGACGGGCTCGGTGCGCGATCTCGTCGAGGCTTTCGCCGGCAACTTCATCAAGGAAGTCATCGGCACGCGGCGTGGCGATCTGGTGCGCCTGATCGTGGCGGAGGGGCCGCGCTTTCCCTCCATCGCCGACTTCTATTACCGCGAGGTCGTCTCGCGCGGAATCGCCACGATGCGAACGCTGATCGAGCTCGGCATCGCCCGCGGCGAGATCCGGCAGAAGGATCTTGCGAGCTATCCGCAAATCCTGGTCGCGCCCGCAATGATCGCGGTGATCTGGCACAGCCTGTTTGAGCGGTACGCGCCGCTCGATGCGCGCGACATGCTGCGCGTCCATCTCGATTTGATTTTTGGCGAACGGAGGACGACATGA
- a CDS encoding HlyD family secretion protein, giving the protein MRSSRVFSAFASALVLATGLAGCNEKRDPGFQGWVEADMIFVSPDEAGRVTKLNVREGDEVKVGDHLYSVDDDLQLADLNQNKATLANAQQTYDRAASLSKTGSGTQANLDSAVSALRVAEARVATSETRMARRKGFAPVAGTIQQIYFREGEMVAAQRPVLSIMPPGNMKLRFFVPETELPKLSIGDEVRVACDNCAADLSAKIYFIATSAEYTPPVIYSLDERNKLVYLIQARPSRPDALRVGQPINVYLNPKTPVADKR; this is encoded by the coding sequence ATGAGGTCGTCACGGGTATTTTCTGCATTTGCATCGGCCCTCGTGCTCGCAACCGGCCTCGCCGGCTGCAACGAGAAGCGCGATCCCGGCTTCCAGGGTTGGGTCGAGGCCGACATGATCTTCGTCAGTCCTGATGAAGCGGGCCGGGTAACGAAGCTCAACGTTCGCGAGGGCGACGAGGTCAAGGTCGGCGATCACCTTTATTCCGTCGATGACGACCTCCAGCTTGCCGATCTCAACCAGAACAAGGCGACGCTGGCGAACGCGCAGCAGACCTATGATCGCGCGGCCTCGCTGAGCAAGACCGGATCGGGCACGCAGGCCAATCTCGACTCCGCGGTATCGGCCTTGCGCGTTGCCGAAGCACGGGTGGCGACGTCGGAGACGCGGATGGCGCGGCGCAAGGGCTTTGCGCCGGTGGCCGGCACCATCCAGCAGATCTATTTCCGCGAAGGCGAGATGGTGGCGGCGCAGCGGCCGGTGCTCTCGATTATGCCGCCCGGCAACATGAAGCTGCGCTTCTTCGTGCCGGAAACCGAGCTGCCGAAGCTGTCGATCGGTGACGAGGTCCGCGTCGCCTGCGACAATTGCGCCGCCGATCTCAGTGCAAAGATCTATTTCATCGCGACCTCCGCCGAATACACCCCGCCGGTGATCTACAGCCTCGATGAGCGCAACAAGCTGGTCTATCTGATCCAGGCTCGCCCCTCGCGCCCCGACGCCCTGCGTGTCGG